The segment ATTGGTTGTATTTACATTGTTTATATTGCATGGAAAGTGTTTCGTGCAAATATCAATATCTCTGACAATAAAGCAAACGTATCTATATTAAGTTTTAATAACGGGTTATTTATGCAACTGCTTAACCCTAAAGCACTGGTTGCAACTATGCCAATTTCAACCATTCAATTTCCTGCCGCGGGTATTAGTGGCAGTGCGATCGTCGTTTGGTCTACATGCTTAGCCCTTCTCGCCTTTGGCGCACCGGGCAGTTATTCCTTGGCTGGAATGGTCATGGGGAAACGGATTGAGAACCCAATCTATTTCAAAACCTTCAATTTTCTGATGTCCGCACTATTGATTTTCGTTGCCACAAGTATTGGTTACGAGCATGTTTATCGTGCGCTTCTAGAATCACATTATTAAAAAATTATTGTCACTCGTTGGCTTTTTCCAATCTTGCTGATTTCTATTTGAGTTCAATATACACACTGTATAAGCCCCTTATTTCATATAAGGTTAGCTCTGAAATTGACCCAAAATATGTTTTAGGAAAACTCTATAAATTTTGCCTACCGAATTAATGACAAAAAATATATAGTCGGCACAAATAGATTATCCATACGTAATGTATATATTTAAAGATTGCAAATTGCCAAATGAGGGAATCATGAATAGATTCAAACTACAGACTATCGGCACATTGAGTCTGCTCATAGCCGCTATTGTGATACTAATAGCAGCGTTAGATTACCGAGCTTTTAGAAATGAAAGCATTCATCAACATAAAGAATTATTGCGGGAACACAACGCAACAATTGAAGCCACACTCAATGCCAAGTTTGAAAGTTATCGCAGTGAACTTGCAGCACTTAGCACCTTTGAAGGTGATACTGAAGGAGGCAGCTTAGCCTCTCATGTTATCCGCCAGCTAAAAACCTTGCAGCGAGTTCAACAAGATGTCAGTGAATCCGTGTCAATTTTGACCAGTGATGGCAGCTTATTCAGTTCTGATGGTGAAAAACTGCCTTTCAACGCTAAAGAGATGAATCGCTCTTACTACAATGCCGTGTTTAACCAAGGCAAAGAGTTCTATGTCTCTGAACCATTTAAATCAGCGACAACCGGAAATCTAGTTATTGCGGTTATTTATAAGCTCAATAACGAAACCGCAATCACAGCAAACGTCAAAGCAAGTGCCGTTTTAGGTGCTTTTGCAGATAAAAAAGACATGTTCCTTTATGCTCACGACGGTTCAATTTTACACTCTCCTTACCCTGAGCTTATTGGTAAAAATATCTTTGATGAGCGCCCACGATATAAAGAATTCAGTGAGTCAAATCCAGAGCTAGGCTACACCGCAGTAGTGAGAGGAAAGGATGTTGATTTTACTGCTTTCTGGACTCACCTTGAAGTGAGCGGCTGGAACTTTGTTACCTTCACACCGAACAGTGAAATTGAACAAGGGGCCAGCGACCAGCTTATTTACGCTGCAATAACCGGATTAATCTGTATTGTTTTGGCCAGCGGTGTATTGATGATGATCATCAATAAGTTAGTGTTAAGACCCGTCGGTGGAGCTCCTGATGAAATCGCAGCGCTAATGGAAGAGATGGCCACGGGTAACCTTTCACACAACTTTACTAAAACTGGTAAAGAAACGGGTATTTACCTCTCTCTTATCAACCTATCAGCTCAGTTGTCCACATTGATCAAAAACTCGTTGAGCATTTCAGAAAATGTCTCCTCAGCGGCGCAAGAACTGAACGTTGTGATGAATGAAACACAAAACAACGCTCAAGATGAATTGCAACAAATGGAGCAGGTATCGACTGCGATCAACGAGCTGTCTTCTACGTCTCAAGAAGTGAGCAACAAAGCCGTCATGGCAGAAGACGAAGCGAGAAAAACTCAAGACAGCGTTATAAACGGTAAACAAACGCTCGAAAAAAACATCGTCTTGACCGATAAGATCAGCCAATCGGTGACCAACACAGCAAGCATTGTCAGTGAGCTCAGCCAGTTGGTTTTGGAAATCGGCAGTGTTACTGAAGTTATCAATAACATCTCTGAACAGACTAACTTGCTCGCCCTAAATGCGGCAATTGAAGCTGCACGTGCTGGTGAACAAGGTCGCGGCTTCTCAGTTGTAGCTGATGAAGTCAGGGTTCTTGCTACTCGTACTCAAGAATCAACGGTCAGCATTCAGAAGATAATTGAAAGATTGCGTGGGCAGTCTGAAAAAGCCAACAAGAACATGATGGAAAACGTTGATTTAATCGAAGACTCCGTCGCTCTGGCAGATCAAATCAAAGCAGCATTTGAAGAAATCGCAGCGGCTTCACAGTCGATTTCTGATATCAACACTTTGGTTGCCACCGCATCCCAACAACAGTTTGCGGTAACCGAAGAAATTTCTCAGTCCATCACCAACACTTTTGATTTGGTGAACCGAAATGTTTCCGCTATCCATCAAACTCTGCAAGCTTCAACAGAACTTGCACAGTTAGCTGAAGCTCAAACGAATGAACTGGAATATTTCAAAGTCTAGTTAAACACCCGCTCCTCTTTCTAAGTTCTTGGGAAGAGGAGTGTTTTCTCTCCTCCCCCTCCAAACAGGCGGGTAACAATTTGCACCGTGTGTCACTTATTGCTCGCTGACTAGTAAAAACTTGCCCACCACTTGATAACAAATCATTAAGCCACTGAAATATAGCCACTTTATAATTGGCACTTCACTTGCCTACTCCCTCTACTCATATACGATAAATGTTGTTCAGAGGGATACATGACAAAGCTTAATTTCACGTTAACGGTTGATGGACTACCTGAAGACACGTTTGTTGTACGCGAATACAAAGGCTATGAATCTCTATCCGACACCCTTTTAGACAACGGTGATACTTGCTATGGATTTCGCTACTACATTGATTTAGCAAGCCGTCAGGCAAACTTCACAGCTAACAATATCGTCGACCGAAATGCGCATTTGAAGGTGTACAGAAACGGAGAGGTGGTTCAGCAGGTCAACGGCATCGTTCGAAGTTTCAGCCAAGGTGACACTGGGCACTCGCATTCTTACTATTCCGTCACTTTAGTTCCCCCATTAGAGCGTTTGTCGCTGCGCCAAAATTGCAGGATTTTTCAGTTAAAAACCGTTCCTGAAATCATCACCCTGTTATTGAATGAAATGGGCATCAGTGATGTTGTCTTTACCTTGAAACAGCCCAAAAAGAAGCGTGAGTTTTGTGTTCAATACCGTGAAAGTGACTTGGCTTTCGTGCAAAGACTCGCAGCAGAAGAAGGCATCGTTTACCACTTCGCCCATAAGAATGGTAAACACACGTTATGTTTTAACGATGACAGCAATACTCAACCAAAGCTCAATACGCCAATTCCTTACAATGCTGCCTCTGGCGGAACGGCGGATTCTACCTTCGTTTTTTCTCTCATCAAGAGCACTCAATCCGATGTTTCTGAGATTCAGCTTTCTGACTATAGCTTCAAAAAGCCCGATTATCTTTTCCGCCAAACTAGCGCTGGCACTGAATTGGATTACCAATTAGAAACATACGAACACTTTGATTTTCCAGGACGATTCAAAGACAACGAAAACGGTAAAGCTTACAGCCAAGCTCGATTAGGCTTTTTGCGCAGAGAAGCGAAGACAGCAATTGCGAAAAGCAACGAGCCAGCACTTCAAGCGGGATATAAATTTGATTTAGAAGAACATCTGGACGACACCAATAATCGCGATTGGCTGGTCGTTTATGCTCAACATTCCGCAACCCAGCCGCAAGCACTAGAAGAAGCCGGTGGACATGGCGCGACCACCTACTCAAACCAACTCAAGTTGATTCCTGCACACATACACTGGCAAGCTACGCCAATGGCGAAACCTCAAGTGGACGGCCCCTGTATTGCCACCGTCGTCGGGCCTGAGGGCGAAGAGATTTTTTGTGATGAACACGGACGTGTAAAACTTCACTTTCCATGGGACAGATACTCGAAAGGAGACGAACACAGTTCTTGTTGGGTTCGAGTATCGCAAAGCTGGGCTGGAAGCCAATACGGTGCTATAGCGGTTCCACGCATAGGCCATGAAGTGATTGTCTCATTCTTAAATGGCGACCCTGACCAACCTATCGTGACAGGGCGTACCTATCACGCAACAAACACTCCACCCTACTTGCTGCCGGAGAACAAAACCAAAACCGTTATCCGCACTGAAACCCATAAAGGGACAGGATTCAACGAGCTCAGTTTTGAAGACCAAGCCAACGAGGAAAAAATCTATCTGCATGCTCAAAAAGATTATGAAGCCGATGTTCTCAATGATCATTCAACCCACATAAAACACGACAAGCACTTAACGGTAGATAACAACCAATTTATCCAAATAAAAAACAATCAACACACCACTATTGATGGTGAAGGCAGGATAAAAATCTCGCAGGATTCGACGCAAATAATTGAAGGCAGCCATCATCATAAGGTCAATAACCTCTACGCCGTGAGCACTGGCAATGAAATACATTTCAAGAGTGGAGCCAAAGTCGTTATTGAAGCAGGAGCAGGAATCACACTAAAAGCAGCTGGAAGCTTTATAAAAATAGACGCTTCCGGAGTAAGTGTTGTTGGTCCTGCGATTAATTTAAATTCCGGCGGTAGTGCTGGCAACGGAAGTGGGTTTAGAGAAGCAATAGCGACACTGCCTAACAATGTTGAACCTGTGCCAGATCCTGAAGTTGCAACCCTACCAGTATTTACACCAACTCAAATTAGTAAGACAGGCGGTTTAGCAAAACCATGTAAGAAGGAAGCATAAGATGGAAGAAACACTTCATTTCCATCAATGGATAAAACAGCAAGAGCATAGAACCATTTACGCTATAGTAGACCCGTATTCTGAAGAATGCCCGCTCAAAGCATTTTATGACTGTGATGGATTAGATGCTGCTCCTTTACTAACACTAGAACAATTAACCAATCCAGAAGATGGACCTTGGCTGCTGCCAACTAATGAACATTTCTTACTTTGGTGGGAGCAAAATACACATTCTCACTGCGGTATTTTGATCTCTACAGATCAGCCAGTTCAGACTTTCCGCCGTCACTTCGCAAGTCTGTATCAAGCAATACTGCTGGGAGAATTGGTCTTTTTACCCTTTTATCGTCCAGAATATTTGTTCTCTCTGCTACTCAAGCTCCATCCAGATGAACGGGATACTTTATTGTCAGGGAACTCCGTCTTACTGCGTTCTAATGAATGTTGGCATGGCTATATATCTAATGCTTTGACTCTACAGCAAGAGAAGAACACTCCATGGTGGCGCATCAAAGAACATCACTTAGATAATAATCCGAACGTTCCCCTACTTGCTCACAACGTTGAAAGTTGGCTTTGGCAGTATCAACCAAACTTAATGATTAAGCTGCTAGAAGACAGCCCAGCAAGTTTTTCTGACGTGTTTAGCAACCATTTTTATACAACTAGCAAACCTACGCCACTAACTGAAAAAGTTGTTACAGCGGCTCTAAAGACGCTTTTCAGCAACGCCGTCATACAGCACCCCGAAGTTCAACACATCATCGACTCCTTAAAAGATGAAGAGCTACTTTTCGCTCTGAGAAAGACGTTTAACCAAATTCAAGGATATGCGTAATGCCTACTGAAATGTTTAACCACTGCCTACTCTGTAATCCAGAAGTGAATTGGTTAGAGGTGGAGCTTCGCAGCGAAAGAAACGAACCAATTACTGGATTGACGGTGAGAATTACCAACCCTTCTAGTGGCCAGACACTGAAAAAAAGCGCGCCACAAGGAAGAGTGCGGTTTGAAAACATTGTGGCGGCGGAATGGGTAGTTAATGTTGATACCGACACTCTGTTATCCAAAGTAGAGCAGTACGCCAGCCGTAAGGATAATGAAGATTCCCCTGTGCAAACGTGGGCTAAGGAACAGAAGGATTGTTGCGGAAATCCCAAAGCTTATTATCACGTAACGGTAGGCGATCTCTGGGAGAACCCACCGAAAGACAGTTTCCTTGTTGAAAATCATGGTCCCTCGAAGAAAAACTATCGGGACGAATCTAAGGGGTTTCGAACGAGCCATAACCGCTCATCGGTACTTGAGATCACAGCTCTACGCAGCTATATGCCCATGATAGTTGACACAGACGAGTTCAGTCTGGTGAATAGTTACACCTTTGCTCTGTTGTCTCAGCAGGCTTACGGTAACAATGATTTTGGCGACTCCAGAAATAAGACGTATCCACAAGGCGGTCATACGAATCTTTTAAAGACGTTGCAATCTCGACAGCGCCCAAGTCATGCGGCAGATAGAGAGGTGACCTGGCTACTTGATGAAGTGCCATACTCTCAAGCTCTAAAAGGAGAGTTTTATCATGATGATACGATTGGATCAGAAGGGTACATTTTCAGCAATGATAAGATAGCCATTATTGGTGTAAGGGGGACGGAGACCTACTTCACTAACGATGATGTGTTTCAGATTGGGGATTTAAAGGTAACGCCTACAGTAATGAATAAAGCGTTCCCCGTTATGAAAATCACTGAAGTGGTAGACGGTGTGATCGCAGCTGTGGGATCTCCGGGCTATCAGGATGTGATGACCGACATTGATGCGTCTCAGGAATCTCCACCGGAGTTTGGCGGAGCGTATGTGCATCGTGGTTTTTATAAGTATGCGATGGCATTTCGTAGCGCTGTTCGAGACAAGCTAGATTTGCATAAAAATAAAATAATTTATGTCTGTGGTCATAGTTTAGGTGGTGCAGGAGCCTTGTTACTCAGCACTTTACTTTATGATACTTATTCACCTTCTACTTTGCGTTTATACACCTATGGTATGCCGCGAGCGGGGACATATAGTTTTGTGCAGCGCTATCATTCAATAGTGCATTACCGTCATGTGAATAATCACGATGTAGTACCTCAGGTGCCGATGAGATGGATGAACACCAACCCCGATGAAAAAAGCGGACAATCGTCATTTGAAACGGCGTTGTCTCAGTCATCTAAGGTCTCAACACCTAGTACATTCGCTTCAACGTTTGCAATCCTATATCTTTGGGACTCGCTCAAAGAGAGAGTGGTAGACAGTGATGATGACAACTACCAGCATCATGGTAGTTTGATTCAGCTATTAACTTTTAGTCAGGCCAAACACTATCCTGAGGCGGTGAAACAAGTGTTGCTCACACACCGACAAACACACATATCAAGCTTAACATTGGCTTCAAACAAGTCTAATGATGCCTACCTTTTGGCAGAGACGCTGAGTCATGACCATATAGATATCAACGGATATAAGACCACGATTAAAGAATCGGGGGCAGACCATGCCTTAGGTGAGTATATCCCTAATTTCAAACAGCAATTAGCCTTGTTGCTAGAAGATAAATCGACACTAAATTATCAAACAGCCTTACAAACTGTACTTAATACTGAGCAATTGTTAATCGAGGTTCATAGCGAACTGGAAAAAGATGAATTGAATGCCTTAGCGATGCAGTACATTACTAGAAAAGATCCTGCGGCTCATATTCAGAGAGAGAATTCTCGTTCACAGGCATTGTTTGCAATACGCCAAGAGAAAAAGTTAACCGAAAAAATCACCTTAAATGTACAGCGGGTAAGAAAGGAGCTTGAAGCTCTAATACAAACGCCGAAACTATTACCCAGTGAGACTTTGTTATTTGGTGATCAAACTGCAAAAATCGAATTAGTGAGAGAGCAAATACAATGAGAACACTCAAACGGATAACACCTTTTGCACTGATAGCAATTGTGGGTGGGATGTTAGTTTATTATTTTAGCCCACCATCAGAGAAAATCTGGGGTGCAAATGGTGAGCCTTACATGGTTATTGCTGGGAAGAAACCTGCTGATGCGAGTATTAGTGTTCGAGTGAACTATTTTGGCCGTGGGGAATCCTGCTCGGGTTGGTCATGGAATGCGGGCAGTGGTGAGGTGAGGAAAGGGATTTATAACCAGAGCTTTAAGTTTGAGCACAATTTTTCAGAAGATGAAACGCGTTACGAATTAAGGGTGCCTTATAAGCCCAGAGAGCCAGAAAAAAACTGCATTACGACCTTATCAGATATGGAGGTTGAACTTACTAACGCATTTGATACGGTGGGTTTTGCGAATTTACGCATTAATAAAGCAGGAAAGGAGTATTACAACAAGCCGTTGGATGTAAACACCATAATTGAAGCCAAAGATTGTGATGGAAAATTATATAAATGGTCTAAGGATATTTGGAAAGGAATTATTGGTTGTATCTACGTTATCAATGACAACGAAATATCAAAACAGTCTGAAACAAATGCTGAAAGTGTTTATTTCGATTTCTCTCAATTCAATGACGACACCGTGATTCATTACGATATTTTGGCTGGCGAAAATTATCGTAGTGAGCCATTAGATCCTACTACCGGAAAATAAAAGTATCTTGGTGCAAAAAATCACAATGAAATTACTATTTAAATTGTTACTGGCTGCTATTGGGAGTGTGATTACTTTTTTCCTCATTGTGATATTTATCCTTACTCCATTAATGCAATGGTATAGCGAAAATAAGCCGCCTATAGGTAGCTCAATCGATGACCATTTTATTCGTATTCAAGGGATCAAGCCTGCTGATGCTCAAGTCATTGTGCGCACCACTTTTTATGGAGGTGGAGAAGAGTGTAGTTCATTTTTTTGGAGTGCTTCTGATGGTAAGAAACGGCAAGGCGGGAAAGGCGTATTTAAAATTAAACACGATTTTTCAAAGACACCAGACCGTTACGAGTTGAGAGTGCCCTATCAAAACTACCTATCATCAGGATGCGATATGAAATTATGGCAAATTGATGTAAGTGCCATAAATGCTTTTGACACGATTGGTTTTGCTGATTTACGGATTTACTCACCTGTAGATGAGAGAGATAAAGTACTCCACATTGATTCGAAAATAGAAGCTAGAGACTGTGATTCTTATATATTTTTTGGATTGGGAAAAGTTTGGTCTGGTGCATTAGGGTGTGATTTTTATTTTAATAATAAGAAAATATCTAAAGAACCAGAATATAACGCTGAAAAAGTTTACTTCGATTTCTCTCAATTTAATGACGACACCGTAATTCATTACGATATTTTGGCTGGCGAAAATTATCGTAGTGATCCATTAGACCCACAAACGGGAAAATAAAAAGTGCGTGGTAGGAAATTAAATGAAAGATTGGAACGATAAGCAGAAAGTGTGGAATGGCAACCTTAGAATATGGAGGCTTGTTGGTTTTCTAGTTTTAACTAGCTGCGCATACTGGATAGTAAGTTACGACTATACCGCCCCACCTAAAAGCTCTATTCGTATCGCCGGTATGAAACCGATCGATGCAAATATAAAAGCATGGGCGAATTACTGGGTAACAGGTGACGACTGCCAAGCATACTCTTACGATATGTTTGGTCGTAAAGCTTACCAAGGAGGGAAAAGAACAGAGAATTTTACGCAGAATTACGCTAATAAACTGAATCGCTATGATTTGAGAATACCTTACCAAACCTATATAGATAGCCAGAATTGTATTATTGAATTACGCGATATAACCGTTGAAGCGTATAACGAATTTGATACCGTTGGATTTGCTCAGTTACGCGTCTATCAGGCAGGAAATGACTATGATAATAAACCGATTGATGTAAATTCAAAAATTGAAGCTAAAGATTGTAATAGTGAAGTATATAGAAGTTTAAGGACAGTTTGGGCAGGAGCTGTGGGGTGTTACTTCTATTTTGACGATAAGGTCATATCAAAAAAACCGGAATATAATGCTGAGCGTGTTCATTTCGATTTCTCGCAATTCAATGACGACACCGTAATTCACTATGATATTTTAGCGGGCGAAAATTATCGTAGTGATCCATTAGATCCACAAACGGGAAAATAACATGGTGCTTCGGATGCAAGTACAATGAGAACACCTTTTGCACTGATAGCAATTGTGGGTGGGATGTTAGTTTATTATTTTAGCCCACCATCAGAGAAAATCTGGGGGTGCAAATGGTGAGCCTTACATGGTTATTGCTGGGAAGAAACCTGCTGATGCGAGTATTAGTGTTCGAGTGAACTATTTTGGCCGTGGGGAATCCTGCTCGGGTTGGTCATGGAATGCGGGCAGTGGTGAGGTGAGGAAAGGGATTTATAACCAGAGCTTTAAGTTTGAGCACAATTTTTCAGAAGATGAAACGCGTTACGAATTAAGGGTGCCTTATAAGCCCAGAGAGCCAGAAAAAAACTGCATTACGACCTTATCAGATATGGAGGTTGAACTCACTAACGCCTTTGATACAGTGGGATTTTCGAATATACGCATTAATAAAGCAGGAGAAGATTATTACAACAAAGCTCTGGATGTTAATGTGAAAATTGAAGCAAAAGACTGTGATGCATATATAAAACAAGGTGTCGTTAACAAAATATGGTTTGGTGGCTTGGGTTGTTATTTCTATTTTGATGGGCAGAAAATATCTGAAAAACCAGAATATAATGCCGGACAGGTTTATTTCGATTTCTCTCAATTCAATGACGACACCGTGATTCATTACGATATTTTGGCTGGCGAAAATTATCGTAGTGAGCCATTAGATCCACAAGCAGGAAAATAAAATGGTACTTCGGAAGCAAGTACCATGAGAACACCTTTTGCACTGATTGCAATTGTGGGTGGGATGTTAGTTTACTACTTTAGCCCGCCATCAGAGAAAATCTGGGGTGCAAATGGTGAGCCTTACATGGTTATTGCTGGGAAGAAACCTACTGATGCGAGTATTAGTGTTCGAGTGAACTATTTTGGCCGTGGGGAATCCTGCTCGGGCTGGTCATGGAATTCAGGCAGTGGTGAGGTGAGGAAAGGGATTTATAACCAGAGCTTTAAGTTTGAGCACAATTTTTCAGACGATGAAACGCGTTATGAATTAAGGGTGCCTTATCAACCGAGAGAGCCGGAGAGAAACTGCATGACTCAGTTATCTAATATGGAAGTTAAATTAACTAATGCTATTGATACTGCAGGGTTTGCTAACTTACGCATTAATACATCCGGTGTGAAATATTACAACAATCCTGTCAATATGAATATAAAAATTGAAGCTAAAGATTGCGAGCCTTATTTTTCAATAAAATATAAAAGATGGACAAATGGTTTTGGTTGTTATTTTTTTATTGATGGTATTCAAGAATCTAAAGAACAAGAATTTAATGCTCACCAAGTTTACTTCGATTTCGCGCAATTTAATGACGATACCGTAATTCACTTCGATATTTTGGCCGGCGAAAATTATCGTAGTGAGCCATTAGATCCTACTACCGGAAAATAAAAGTATCTTGATGGGAAAAATCACAATGAAATTACTATTTAATTTGTTACTGGCTGCTATTGGAAGTGTGATTGCTTTTTCCCTCATTGTGATATTTATCCTTACTCCATTAATGCAATGGTATAGCGAAAATAAGCCGCCTATAGGTAGCTCAATCGATGACCATTTTATTCGTATTCAAGGGATCAAGCCTGCTGATGCTCAAGTCATTGCACACGCCACTTTTTATGGTGGTGGAGAAGAGTGTAGTTCCTTTTTTTGGAGTGCTTCTGATGGAAAAAAACGACAGGGAGGAAAAGGAGTTTTTAAAATTGAGCATGATTTTTCAACAACGGCAGATCGCTACGAACTGAGAATTCCTTATCAAAACTACCTATCATCAGGATGTGATATGCAATTATGGCAAATAACTATCGGTGCTCGAAATGCCTTTGATACTGTCGGGTTTGCCGATTTACGAATTTACAAGCCAGCCAATGAGTGGAATAAAGCTCTTAGCTTTGACGCTATAATTGAAGCAAGACAGTGCAATTCTTTTATACATCAATGGAAAGATAATACATGGTCAGGAGGCTTGGGTTGTTATTTCTATTTTGATGGGCAGAAAATATCTGAAAAACCAGAATATAATGCCGGACAGGTTTATTTCGATTTCTCTCAATTTAATGACGATACCGTGATTCACTACGATATTTTGGCTGGCGAAAATTATCGTAGTGAGTCATTAGATCCACAAACAGGAAAATAAAAAGTGCGTGGTGTAACAAATTAAATGAAAGATTGGAACGATAATCAGAAAGTGTGGAGTGGCAACCTTAGAATATGGCGGTTTGTTGGTATCGCTGTGTTAATTAGCTGCGCATACTGGATAGTAAGTTACGACTATACCGCCCCACCTAAAAGCTCTATTCGTATCGCCGGTATGAAACCGATCGATGCAAATATAAAGGCGTGGGCGAATTACTGGGTAGCAGGTGATGACTGCCAAGCATACTCTTATGATATGTTTGGCCGTAAAGCTTATCGAGGAGGTAAAAGAACAGAACGTTTTACGCAGAATTACGCTGATGAGTCGAATCGTTATGAGTTGAGAATACCTTACCAAACCTATATAGATAGCCAGCATTGTATTGTTGAATTACGCGATATATCCGTTGAAGCGTATAACGAATTTGATACCGTTGGATTTGCTCAGTTACGCGTCTATCAGGCAGGAAATGACTATGATAATAAACCGATTGATGTAAATTCAAAAATTGAAGCTAAAGATTGTAATAGTGACGTATATAGAAGTTTAAGGACAGTTTGGGCAGGAGCTGTGGGGTGTTACTTCTATTTTGACGATAAGGTCATATCAAAAAAACCGGAATATAATGCTGAGCGTGTTCATTTCGATTTCTCGCAATTCAATGACGACACCGTAATTCACTATGATATTTTAGCGGGCGAAAATTATCGTAGTGATCCATTAGATCCACAAACGGGAAAATAAAAAGGTGCGGTGGTGGCAAATTCAATGAAAGATTGGAACGATAATCAAAAAGTGTGGAATGGCACCCTTAGAATATGGAGACTTGTTGGTTTTCTAGTGTTAATTAGCTGCGCATACTGGATAGTAAGTTACGACTATACCGCCCCACCTAAAAGATCTATTCGTATCGCCGGTATGAAACCGATCGATGCAAATATAAAGGCTTGGGCGAATTACTGGGTCACAGGTGATGAATGTGAATCTTACTCTTATGACATGTTTGGTCGTAAAGCTTATCGAGGAGGGAAAAGCACAGAGCGTTTTACACAAAATTATGCAAGTGACTCTAATCGTTATGAGCTGCGAGTACCCTACCAAACTTATACTGATAGCCAACATTGTATTGTTGAGTTACGCGATATAACCGTTGAAGCGTATAACGCATTTGATACCGTCGGATTTGCGCAGTTACGTGTCTATCAAGCTGGAACAGAATACTACAATAAACCAATTGCGTTAAGTTCAAAAATTGAAGCAAAAGACTGTGATGCATATATAAAACAAGGTGTCGTTAACAAAATATGGTTTGGTGGCTTG is part of the Vibrio diazotrophicus genome and harbors:
- the tssI gene encoding type VI secretion system tip protein TssI/VgrG; the protein is MTKLNFTLTVDGLPEDTFVVREYKGYESLSDTLLDNGDTCYGFRYYIDLASRQANFTANNIVDRNAHLKVYRNGEVVQQVNGIVRSFSQGDTGHSHSYYSVTLVPPLERLSLRQNCRIFQLKTVPEIITLLLNEMGISDVVFTLKQPKKKREFCVQYRESDLAFVQRLAAEEGIVYHFAHKNGKHTLCFNDDSNTQPKLNTPIPYNAASGGTADSTFVFSLIKSTQSDVSEIQLSDYSFKKPDYLFRQTSAGTELDYQLETYEHFDFPGRFKDNENGKAYSQARLGFLRREAKTAIAKSNEPALQAGYKFDLEEHLDDTNNRDWLVVYAQHSATQPQALEEAGGHGATTYSNQLKLIPAHIHWQATPMAKPQVDGPCIATVVGPEGEEIFCDEHGRVKLHFPWDRYSKGDEHSSCWVRVSQSWAGSQYGAIAVPRIGHEVIVSFLNGDPDQPIVTGRTYHATNTPPYLLPENKTKTVIRTETHKGTGFNELSFEDQANEEKIYLHAQKDYEADVLNDHSTHIKHDKHLTVDNNQFIQIKNNQHTTIDGEGRIKISQDSTQIIEGSHHHKVNNLYAVSTGNEIHFKSGAKVVIEAGAGITLKAAGSFIKIDASGVSVVGPAINLNSGGSAGNGSGFREAIATLPNNVEPVPDPEVATLPVFTPTQISKTGGLAKPCKKEA
- a CDS encoding LysE family translocator; amino-acid sequence: MLEILAYAIGVMYTPGPINLLGLHSGLNGKTREHIGFFAGVGCAMLILFIFLGFLGLKFINPSLLPYISLIGCIYIVYIAWKVFRANINISDNKANVSILSFNNGLFMQLLNPKALVATMPISTIQFPAAGISGSAIVVWSTCLALLAFGAPGSYSLAGMVMGKRIENPIYFKTFNFLMSALLIFVATSIGYEHVYRALLESHY
- a CDS encoding DUF4123 domain-containing protein — translated: MEETLHFHQWIKQQEHRTIYAIVDPYSEECPLKAFYDCDGLDAAPLLTLEQLTNPEDGPWLLPTNEHFLLWWEQNTHSHCGILISTDQPVQTFRRHFASLYQAILLGELVFLPFYRPEYLFSLLLKLHPDERDTLLSGNSVLLRSNECWHGYISNALTLQQEKNTPWWRIKEHHLDNNPNVPLLAHNVESWLWQYQPNLMIKLLEDSPASFSDVFSNHFYTTSKPTPLTEKVVTAALKTLFSNAVIQHPEVQHIIDSLKDEELLFALRKTFNQIQGYA
- a CDS encoding methyl-accepting chemotaxis protein; amino-acid sequence: MNRFKLQTIGTLSLLIAAIVILIAALDYRAFRNESIHQHKELLREHNATIEATLNAKFESYRSELAALSTFEGDTEGGSLASHVIRQLKTLQRVQQDVSESVSILTSDGSLFSSDGEKLPFNAKEMNRSYYNAVFNQGKEFYVSEPFKSATTGNLVIAVIYKLNNETAITANVKASAVLGAFADKKDMFLYAHDGSILHSPYPELIGKNIFDERPRYKEFSESNPELGYTAVVRGKDVDFTAFWTHLEVSGWNFVTFTPNSEIEQGASDQLIYAAITGLICIVLASGVLMMIINKLVLRPVGGAPDEIAALMEEMATGNLSHNFTKTGKETGIYLSLINLSAQLSTLIKNSLSISENVSSAAQELNVVMNETQNNAQDELQQMEQVSTAINELSSTSQEVSNKAVMAEDEARKTQDSVINGKQTLEKNIVLTDKISQSVTNTASIVSELSQLVLEIGSVTEVINNISEQTNLLALNAAIEAARAGEQGRGFSVVADEVRVLATRTQESTVSIQKIIERLRGQSEKANKNMMENVDLIEDSVALADQIKAAFEEIAAASQSISDINTLVATASQQQFAVTEEISQSITNTFDLVNRNVSAIHQTLQASTELAQLAEAQTNELEYFKV